Genomic segment of Anaerosporomusa subterranea:
GATACTGGAGCTTTAATGGGAACTCCGGCGTCCATTAACGATAATGTGCTACCACAGACACTTCCCATCGAGCTAGAGCCGTTAGATTCGAGAACTTCAGATACCAGACGGATCGTATAGGGAAACTCAGCTTCTGGTGGAATTACTGGTATAAGGGCTCGTTCTGCAAGGGCGCCATGTCCAATTTCACGGCGACCCGGGCTACGCATTGGACGAGCTTCCCCTACGCTATACGGTGGGAAGTTATAATGATGTATGTAACGCTTCGAGTCTTCTACCCCTAGCCCATCTAGTATTTGTTCGTCACCAAGTGCACCAAGAGTTGTAATCGTTAACACCTGAGTTTGTCCACGCGTAAATAAGCCGGAGCCATGAGTTCTCGCCAACACTCCCGCTTCGCAGGACACGGGGCGCACTTCGTCAAGCTTTCTGCCGTCAGGACGGATTTTATCGACAGTGATCATCTTGCGTACAATTTCTTTTAATACTTTTTGCATAACATAAGAAATATCTTTTTTGTTGTCCGGGAAGAGCCCAGCAAAATGAACTGCAGCTTCGGTTTTAACTTGTTTTATATTTTCTTCGCGAGTTAATTTATCCGAGTTAAAAACTGCTACTTTTAGCTTTTCGGTAACATATTCGCGAACGACCTGATTAATTTCCGGCAGAGGCTCATATTTTTTTAACTGTTTTTTGGGCACGCCGATTTCTTCGCGAATCTTTTCTTGAAATGCGACCAGCTCACGAATAATGTCGTGTCCAGTTGCAATGGCTTCGAGGATGACTGACTCAGGGAGTTCACTGGCAGCAGCTTCTACCATCAGAACGGCATCCTTAGTTCCTGCGACTACCAGGTTAAGTACGCTTTGTTCTTGTTGGGCGATCGTCGGGTTGATAATAAATTCATCGCCGATCATGCCAACGCGAACGCCGCCGATTGGGCCGCCGAAAGGAATGTCAGAAATAGTCAGAGCACAAGAAGCGCCAATCATCGCCGGAATCTCCGGTGGATTATTTTGGTCGACCGACATAACTGTTGCAACAACTTGCACATCGTTACGGAAGCCTTCATCAAATAATGGGCGAACTGGGCGGTCAATTAATCGACCGGCAAGGATAGCTGCCTCACTGGGGCGACCCTCGCGTTTTATAAACCCTCCAGGGATTTTACCTACGGAATACAGTCTTTCTTCGTAGTCCACTGTTAACGGGAAGAAATCGATTCCCTCACGTGGATCCGCTGAAGCTGTTGCAGATACCAATACTGCCGTATCTCCGTAACGTACCAAGACAGCACCGTTGGCCTGTTTAGCCAGTTTGCCTGTCTCGATGGTTAACTGCCGTCCACCTAACTGCATCTGAAAACTATGCATTGCAGTTTTCCTCCTCTTACCATCTTTTTTCAAAGCTTATTACTTCGACATTTTTTGTAGTATTCCCTTTTTTATTGGTTGTCAATACCAAATAATATGTATAACGAGTAAATTGAGCGATTTTTTCATATCGATTATGTACACATGAGAAAAGACTTGGCTTACGCCAAGTCTTAACATGTCTTGCGCTACTTGCGCAAGTTCAGCTTCTGCAGAATCGTACGGTAGCGTTCAATATCGCTATCACGAAGGTAGTTAAGCAAACCTCTGCGCTGACCAACCATCTTCAACAGTCCACGACGGGAATGATGATCTTTCTTGTGTTCTTTTAAGTGATTTGTCAGGTAGTTGATCCGCCCAGTTAAGATTGCAATCTGTACTTCTGGTGAACCAGTGTCATTTTCATGAATGCGGTAGGTTTCAATGAGTTGTTGTTTTTGATCTGGAGCTAACATATGGCACCTCCTTTTTTAGTCAATCCCCACTAGCCAAGACGTCGTCGGAGCTTCGGTCATCCTCGCTATGGTTCATAATCATAATGTTGCGCGGCATATAAGTAGACAAGCCACACAACTAATTATAGTTTAGCATATCAAGCGAAACAAAGCAAATCGTTGGATGAAAAATTATCTATTTTACATGCGATTTGAAATACTGTTTTCCTTCAATCACATCGAGTGCGATACGATCTTTCAGTTCTTGAATGCTTGAGAATATTTGTTCTCCCCTTAGCCGCTTTAAAAATTCTACTCCTAGTTCTTGATCATATAAATCGGCTTGAAAGTCTAACACATAGACTTCCACTCGTCTATTCTGATTGTTGAACGTAGGGTTAGTTCCGACATTAACCAAAGCAGGCAAGCGTTGGGTACCGATAATTGCATGCGCGGTATAGACGCCATCAGCAGGCAGAAGTTGTTCTGCCGACGGTTGAATATTAGCTGTCGGGAATCCCAAGACACGTCCCCGCATATCTCCGTGAATCACTTTTCCGAAAAGGCAGAATGGACGGCCCATTAATTTTGCAGCCTGTTCCATATTACCGCTGCTGACACATTGGCGAATACTCGTGCTACTTACCATATTGCCATCAATATAAACAGCTTCCTGCACTTCAACTACAAACCCCTTTTCCTTTCCGATCTGTGTCAGCAGTTCAGGAGTACCTGAGCTACGATAGCCGAAGGAATAGTTGGGGCCAATAACGACATAGGAAGGCGAAAAGAGAGAAACTAGTTTGTTGACAAATTCCTCTGGTGTAAGATGAAGCAGATCGTTGGTGAAAGGAATGCGGCATAGTATATCTACCCTCATATCAGCCAATAGTCGTTCTTTTTCCGCCAAGCTGGTAATTAGAGGCGGACATTGGTGTGGAGCAAGAATCGAAAGAGGATGGTTCTCAAATGTAAAGACAGCGCTTTCTCCTCCTGAACGGTTGGCAAATTCGACA
This window contains:
- the rpsO gene encoding 30S ribosomal protein S15, whose amino-acid sequence is MLAPDQKQQLIETYRIHENDTGSPEVQIAILTGRINYLTNHLKEHKKDHHSRRGLLKMVGQRRGLLNYLRDSDIERYRTILQKLNLRK
- a CDS encoding bifunctional riboflavin kinase/FAD synthetase, with protein sequence MKVITRMELNESFSGVSIALGTFDGVHLGHQKVIGRAVEFANRSGGESAVFTFENHPLSILAPHQCPPLITSLAEKERLLADMRVDILCRIPFTNDLLHLTPEEFVNKLVSLFSPSYVVIGPNYSFGYRSSGTPELLTQIGKEKGFVVEVQEAVYIDGNMVSSTSIRQCVSSGNMEQAAKLMGRPFCLFGKVIHGDMRGRVLGFPTANIQPSAEQLLPADGVYTAHAIIGTQRLPALVNVGTNPTFNNQNRRVEVYVLDFQADLYDQELGVEFLKRLRGEQIFSSIQELKDRIALDVIEGKQYFKSHVK
- a CDS encoding polyribonucleotide nucleotidyltransferase encodes the protein MHSFQMQLGGRQLTIETGKLAKQANGAVLVRYGDTAVLVSATASADPREGIDFFPLTVDYEERLYSVGKIPGGFIKREGRPSEAAILAGRLIDRPVRPLFDEGFRNDVQVVATVMSVDQNNPPEIPAMIGASCALTISDIPFGGPIGGVRVGMIGDEFIINPTIAQQEQSVLNLVVAGTKDAVLMVEAAASELPESVILEAIATGHDIIRELVAFQEKIREEIGVPKKQLKKYEPLPEINQVVREYVTEKLKVAVFNSDKLTREENIKQVKTEAAVHFAGLFPDNKKDISYVMQKVLKEIVRKMITVDKIRPDGRKLDEVRPVSCEAGVLARTHGSGLFTRGQTQVLTITTLGALGDEQILDGLGVEDSKRYIHHYNFPPYSVGEARPMRSPGRREIGHGALAERALIPVIPPEAEFPYTIRLVSEVLESNGSSSMGSVCGSTLSLMDAGVPIKAPVSGVAMGLVKDGDHYTILTDIQGMEDALGDMDFKVAGTTKGITAIQMDIKIAGITKEILHDALEQAKQGRLHILNIMLSALSAPRTDLSPFAPRIITMEIDPDKIRDVIGPGGKTIKKIIDETGVTIDIEDDGKVFIAAVDREAGQKAVRIIEGLVRSVEVGTVYNGKVTRMMTFGVFVEILPGKEGLVHISQLALERVNKVEDVVKVGDEITVKVTEIDRQGRINLSRKELLRAEQKQAE